GCAACTGGCCATAGGTCGCCGCTTGGCGCGTAACGAGGACAACGCATGAAAATCGCCATCGTCGGCAGCGGCATTGCCGGCCTGACCTGCGCCTACCTGCTCAACCGCCAGCACGACATTCAGGTGTTCGAGGCCAGCGACTGGATCGGCGGCCACACCCATACCGTCGACGTGCAGGTGGACGGCCGCAGCTATGCAGTAGATACCGGTTTCATCGTCTTCAACGACTGGACCTACCCCAACTTCATCCGCCTGCTGGGACAAGTCGGCGTCGGCTTCAAACCCACCGAAATGAGCTTCTCGGTCAGCGACCCGGCCACCGGCGTGGAATACAACGGCCACGACCTCAACACCCTGTTCGCCCAGCGCCGCAACCTGCTGTCGCCGGCGTTCTGGGGCATGCTGCGCGACATCCTGCGTTTCAATCGCCAGTCGCTGGACGACCTGGCCAACAGCCGCATCGACGCCGACACCACCCTCGGCCAGTACCTTGAGCGCAACGGCTACGGCCGCCGCTTCATCGAGCATTACATCGTGCCGATGGGTTCGGCCATCTGGTCGATGTCGCTGGCCGACATGCTCGGTTTCCCGCTGCAGTTCTTCGTGCGCTTCTGCAAGAACCACGGCCTGCTCTCGGTCAGCGACCGCCCGACCTGGCAGGTGATCGAAGGCGGCTCACGCAGCTATGTGGCACCGCTGACCGCCAGCTTCGCCGAGCGCATTCGCCTCAACTGCCCGGTCAGCCGCGTCGTCCGTGATCAGGACGGCGTCATCCTGCACAGCGCAGCCGGCAGCGAGCGCTTCGACAAGGTGATCTTCGCCTGCCACAGCGACCAGGCCCTGGCCCTGGTCGAGCAGCCCAGCGAACAGGAGCGGGACATTCTCGGCGCCCTGCCCTACGCCAACAACGACGTGGTGCTGCATACCGACACGCGCCTGCTGCCCAAGCGCAAGCTGGCCTGGGCCAGCTGGAACTATCGATTGGGCGGGCCGACCGATCAGCCGGCAGCCGTCACCTACAACATGAACATTCTGCAGGGCGTCGAGGCAGACACCACCTTCTGCGTCAGCCTCAACCAGACGGCCGCCATCGACCCGAGCAAGATCCTTGCACGCTTCCAGTACGCCCACCCCCAGTACAGCCTGGCCGGAACCGCCGCCCAGGCGCGCTGGGAAGAATTGCTCGGCGCCCAGCACACCTATTACTGCGGTGCCTACTGGGCCAACGGCTTCCATGAAGACGGTGTGGTCAGCGCCCTGCGCGTGGCGCGCGCCTTCGGAGAGACGCTGTGATGCACAGCGCGCTGTACAGCGGCTGGGTGCAGCATCGTCGCTTCGCCCCGCGCGCGCATGCCTTTCGCTATCGCATGGGCCTGCTGTACCTGGACCTGAGCGAGCAGGCGCAGCTGTTCGCTCTCTCCAAGCTGGCCGGACGCGGCCGCTTCGCACCGTTCGCGTTTCGCGAGAGCGATTACCTGCCCGAGTCCACCCGCCAGGGCGTGGCGCTGCATGACGCGGTGCGCGATCGCGTGGAGCAGGCACTGGGCACACGCCCGCAAGGTCGCATCTGCGTGCTGACGCAGCCGCGCAGCTGGGGCCTGGCGTTCAATCCAGTGAGCATCTTTTACTGCCACGACGCCGACCAGCGCCTGATGGCAATTCTCTGTGAAGTCAGCAATACGCCGTGGCGTGAGCGTTATCACTACGTGCTGCCGGCAGAGGGCGAAGGCCGTCACCAGGTCAGCGTAGACAAGGCCTTTCATGTCTCGCCTTTCCTGCCGCGCGAGCTGCAATACCGCATGAGTTTCAGCGCCGTCGGCGAACGCCTTGGCGTGCACATGGCCGACTGGCAAGGCGATACTAAGATGTTCGATGCCAGCCTCAGCCTGCACCGCGAAGCTCTCGACCGCGCCAGCCTGCACCGCTATCTGCTCAGTTTCCCCTGGATGACCGGCAAAACCCTGGCCGCCATCTACTGGCAGGCGATGCGCCTGCTGTTCAAGCGCATCCCGATTTTCGACCACAAGCCCGCGGAAGGCAGCTTCCGTGTAGCCCGCCCGCAAGCGAAGGACATGCCCCATGAAGAGCTCTAGCCTGACCGCAACGAGAAGCCTGGTACGCAGTGGCAACGGCATTGGCGCCGGTCTGTTGCGGCGCGCCGTGATGCGCCAACTGCAGAACCTGCACCACGGCCTGCTGGTGATTCATGAAGCGGGGGACAGCCTGCATTTCGGTGACCCGCAGGCTCCTCTGCGCGCCGAAATCACCGTGCATGACCCTGCGGTCTGGGGTCTGGTGGCGGGCAATGGCTCGATCGGCTCGGGCGAAGCCTACATACATGGCTACTGGAGCACGCCGGACCTGACTGCGGTGATTCGCATCTTCGTCGCCAACCTCGACGTACTGGATGCCATGGAAGGCGGCCTGGCACGCCTGGGGCGCCCGCTGATCCAGGGCCTGCACTGGCTCAACCGCAACACTCGGCAAGGTTCGCGCCGCAACATCGCCGCGCACTACGACCTGGGTAACGACCTGTTCGAACAGTTCCTCGACCCGACCATGATGTACTCCGCGGCGATGTTCACGAGCGAGGAGGACACTCTGGAACAGGCTCAGCTCAACAAGCTCGAACGCATCTGCCAGAAGCTCGTACTGCAACCGTCCGACCATCTGCTGGAAATCGGCACGGGCTGGGGCAGCATGGCCATCTACGCCGCGACCCATTACGGCTGCCGGGTGACCACAACCACACTGTCGCGCGAGCAGCACGCCCACACCGAGCGACGCATTCGCGAGCTGGGCCTGGAGGATCGCGTCACCCTGCTGCTGGAGGACTACCGCGACCTCGATGGCCAGTACGACAAACTGGTGTCCATCGAGATGATCGAAGCCGTCGGCCACCGATTCCTGCCCACCTATTTCGAGCAATGTTCGCGCCTGCTCAAAGCCGATGGGCTGATGTTGCTGCAGGCCATCACCATTCGTGATCAACGCTATGAGCAAGCCTGCAAGTCGGTGGACTTCATCCAGCGTTACATCTTCCCCGGCGGCGCCCTGCCTTCGGTAAACAAGATGCTCGATGTCGTAACCCGACACACCGACTTCAACCTGCATCACATGGAAGATTTCGGCCTGCACTACGCGCGCACCCTGCGCCTGTGGCACGACAACCTGCGTCACGCGCGGCAGCGCCTGGAGCAATTGGGCTACGACGATTACTTCTATCGCCTGTGGGAGTTCTACCTCTGCTATTGCGAAGGCGGCTTCCTCGAACGCACCATTGGCACCGCGCAATTGCTGCTGGCCAAACCGGCCGCTCGCCCTGCGCCTCTGTTAGGAAATTTCGATGCCTAAGCTGATCGCCAATGCCCTCCTGTTCCAGCTCGGCTGGCTAGTCTGCGTCTTCGCAGGCGACAGCCCCTGGCTGCTGGTGGTGGCGGCAATCATCGGTGTGCACCTGCTGTGGGTCAGCAGTTGGGCTGCCGAAGGCAAGTTGCTGCTCAGCGTGTTTCTCGCCGGCAGTGCGCTGGACAGCTTTCTGCTCAACCTCGGCGTGTTCGACTTCGGCGAGGAGCGCCAGCTGATCCCTCTTTGGCTGGCCTTGCTCTGGCTGTTGCTGGCCAGCACCCTCAATCACTGCCTGGCCTGGACTGCCCAGCCCTGGTGGCGAGCCAGCCTGCTCGGCGCGGTTGCCGCGCCGCTGTCCTACTACGGCGGCGCCAAGATCGCCGGCGTCGAGCTGCCGCTGGGCACCTGGCCAACCCTGGCGATTTTCGCAGGTGTCTGGGCGGTGGTGATGCCGGTATTGCACGGCTTCGCCAAACTCTACCGCACGCAATACGAACAAAGCCTGCGCAGCCGCCAATCGGCCTGACGGCTAGCCTCCGCAGGAACGGCGCCCCGCCGCGAACCTGAGCGGCGCGGCCCCAAAACGCTCGCCCCGAGGCGGGGCTCCTACGACAAGCACCAATGCCCGCCGCGAACCAGGCGTCACGGCCCAAAAACGCTTCGCCCCGGGGCGGGGCTCCTACGTAAAGTGGCTTGCGGCCTGCGACACTGTCCGCTGCACCTTGTCAGCCCAAGCCCCCGCGTATCCACTGCATGGCGTACACTGCCACGCCATGAGCCAGACCATTGCCCATACCCAACTGCCCACCGAACCCGAGATCAGTTGCAGCACCTGCGCAGCCTGCTGTTGCCAGCTGGAGGTGATGCTGCTCGGCGACACCGGCGTGCCGCAGCGCTACATCGACACCGATGACTGGGGTGGCGAGGTCATGCGCCGCCTGGACGACGGCTGGTGCATCGCACTCGATCGCGACACCATGCGCTGCACCATCTACGCACAACGCCCGCTGATCTGCCGCGAGTTCGAACTCGGCGCTGCCGAATGCCTGGAAGAACGCCGCGGCATTGCCACTGCCTACAGCCAGTAACATTTTATGTATGAACTTTAATGCTGATTAAGTGCATTTCTATAAATACATAACGATCAACCATGAAGGAACACCCTGGCTCAACACCGAGCCATTTCAGTGCGCCAGCACCAATCCAGTGCATTACTTGGCCGCACTTTATGGTTTGATATCAAAAAAATAGAATAAAAGCGTATTTATTATTAATTAGTCGAACCTATCGCCGTCCCGCACACTTTCGGTGCTCTCTCCTTCGCCCCCGCCACGCTCTCGCAAACCCGCCAACAGCCCGTTACGAGCGACAGGAGAGGCACGCCTGAAATTTCTCAGCAAGACGGAATCATGATGGCTACCCTTGCGACTGCCCCTCACTATTACAACTACGAGATCGTTCGCCGTTTCACCCTCACAACCCTGTTCTGGGGCATCCTCGGAATGGCCATGGGTGTATTCATCGCGGCCCAACTGGTCTGGCCCGAATTGAACTTCGGTATTCCATGGCTCAGTTTCGGACGCATCCGCCCCGTCCACACCAATCTGGTGATCTTCGCCTTCGGCGGCGGCGCGCTGTTCGCCACCTCGTTCTACGTGCTGCAACGTACCTGTCGAGTACGGATCATTTCCGACGGTCTGGCCAACTTCCTGTTCTGGGGCTGGCAGGCAGCCGTGCTGGCGATGATCGTCAGCTATCCGCTGGGCATCACCTCCTCCAAGGAATATGCCGAGATGGAGTGGCCGATCGCCTTGTGGGTCACCCTGTTGTGGTTGATCTACGCCTACCTGTTCTTCGGTACCATCGCTCGCCGCCAGGTGCGCCACATCTACGTGGGCAACTGGTTCTACGGCGCATTCATCATCGTCACGGGCATGGTGCATGTGGTCAACCACATCGCCAAACCGGTCTCGCTGCTCAAGTCCTATTCGGTGTACTCCGGCGCCACCGATGCAATGATCCAGTGGTGGTACGGCCATAGTGTGGTCGGCTTCATCCTCTCGGTAGGCTTCCTGGGGATGATGTATTACTTCGTGCCCAAGCAGGCCGAGCGGCCGATCTATTCCTATCGCCTGTCCATCGTGCACTTCTGGGCGATCATCACCCTGTATATCTGGGCCGGCCCGCATCACCTGCACTACACCGCTCTGCCGGACTGGGCGCAAACCCTCGGCATGGCCATGTCGGTCATCCTCCTGGCGCCAAGCTGGGGCGGCATGATCAACGGCATGATGAGCCTGTCCGGCGCCTGGCATAAGCTGCGCACCGATCCGATCCTGCGCTTTCTGGTCGTTTCGCTGGCCTTTTACGGCATGAGCACCTTCGAAGGCCCGATGATGGCCATCAAGACCGTCAACGCGCTGTCCCATTACACCGACTGGACCATCGGCCACGTACACGCGGGAGCACTGGGCTGGGTGGCGATGATCTCCATCGGCGCGCTCTACCACATGCTGCCCAAGCTCTACGGCCGCACGCAGATGCACAGCGTCGGCCTGATCAATACGCACTTCTGGCTGGCGACCATCGGTACCGTGCTGTACATCGCCTCGATGTGGGTCAACGGCATCACCCAAGGCCTGATGTGGCGTGCGGTGAACGAGGACGGCACCCTCACCTACTCCTTCGTCGAGGCGCTGGAAGCCAGCCACCCCGGCTATGTCGTGCGCCTGCTGGGCGGGGCGGTCTTCGCCAGCGGCATGCTGCTGATGGCCTGGAACACCTGGCTGACGGTGCGCAGCGGCGAACGCATCGATGCCGTGCACTCCACCCCGGATGTTGGAGCCGCCGCCCATGCCTAACGCCCTGATCCTGCCGGTTCTCGCCACGCTGGGTTGCCTGCTCGGTTGCTGGCTGAGCTGTAGCATTCCGTCGACGCTCGACCAGGCCAGCCTGCTGCCCTTCGCCGACGATCCAGAAGCGGCGGCGCGCATGACGCAAGCCACGGGCCGCCCTTGCAAGGTCACCACGCAGCCACTCGAAGAGCCCGGCAATCCGACCGAAGAGTCTCTGCTCGCTTGACGTTCCTTCGCCCACGGACGGGCGTCCAGAAGTGCCGCTTGCGGCACCCTCAGGGCTTTTCAGTAGTGAAGGGCCCTCTTTTTTGACCGGATACCATGAACACACCATCACGCCTGCACCAATGGTGCATCGCCTTTCTCCCCGAGGCTCCACACACGCGGCCACGCGAATGGCTGCGCGCGGCACTCGGCGCCAGCCTGGGTTTTGTCTTCACCACCTGGCTATGCGGCCAGCTTTTCGGCCCGCAGCTGGCCGTGCACTTCTCCGGCCCGCTGGCCGCCTCGGCGGTACTGCTGTTCGCCGTCTCTTCGGGCGCACTGGCGCAACCCTGGTCGATCCTCGGCAGCTATCTGTGCGCCACGCTGGTCGGTGTGCTGGTCGGTCATCTGCTCGATCACAGCCTGCTTGGCGCCGCCCTGGCGATAGGTCTGAGCCTGTTGCTGATGTGCCCGCTGCGTTGCCTGCACCCGCCAGGCGGTGCCATCGCCTTCTGCGTCGTATTCGCGCCCGTGGCACCGGGTATACCCGCCTGGCACCCAGCCATGACGGTGGTGATCGCCGCGCTGGGCCTGCTGAGCAGTGCTCTGATCTATAACAACCTCACCGGCATGCGCTACCCGCGCCAGACTGCGCCAGCAGCCGATGCACACCATACCCGCGACCCGTTGCCCGGCGAGCGCGTAGGCATCCGCGATACCGACCTCGACCAGGCGCTCGACGAACTCGGCGCCTTCGTCGACGTGACTCGCGAAGACCTGGCGATGATCGTCAAAAGCACCGAGCGCTATGCGCTGCGCCGCAGCATGGGCGATATCCGTGCCGGCCAGGTGATGTCACGCGACCTGATCTGCGCCACGCCGGGCACCAGCATCAAACAGGGCCTGCACCTGCTGCGCCACCACCACCTCAAGGCGCTGCCAATCCTCGACCATAACCAGCAACTGGTCGGCATCGTCAGCCTCAGCGACCTGATCGCCCCCCTGCATCACCGCCCGGCCAAGCGCCTTGGCCTGTTCAAGCGACGCCCTCGCCCACGCCTGGGGGAGCTGATGAGCAGCCCGGTACGCTGCACCGATGTCGATACGCACGTCGTCGACCTGATTGGGGTGTTATCTGATCGCGGCCTGCACTGCCTGCCGGTGCTGGAGAACGAAAAGCTGGTGGGGATCATCACCCAGACCGACGTGATTGCGGCGTTGCAACGAGATCTGTTGGCCCACTTCGATTGAGGCAGCGACCTGCTGCGATCCAAGCTCGCTCCCCCTAATGCGGCTGCTCATCGAAAAGTGCCAGAGCAGCCCTTACACTGCCCGTCTGCCCATCTGCCCGCTTGCTGAGCACCGCCACGACATGGACATCGATCTGACCCGCACCTTTTTGGAAATCGTTCGCAGCGGCAGCTTCATCGCCGCCGCCGAACGCCTGCACGTTACCCAGACAGCCGTCACGGCGCGCATCCAGAAGCTCGAAGGTCACCTCAACTGCACGCTGTTCGTACGCAACCGAGCCGGGGCCAAGCTGACGGCCGACGGCGAAGCCTTCGTCGCCTATGCCAACCAGATACTGCAAACCTGGGAGGCGGCGCAGCGCGACCTGCCCCTGCCGGATGGCTATCACAACGTCATCCACATCGGCGGCGAGGTCAGTCTGTGCAACCCGTTGATGCTGCGCTGGGTCAGCCGCATCCGCACCCACATCGACCAGTACGCCGTGCACTCCCATATCGGCGCTGGTCAGGAGCTGCTGCGTCAGCTTGAACTGGGCGTGCTCGATGCAGCCTTGGTTTATCAGCCGAACTACTGGCCGGGCATGCAAGTGGAGCAGTTGCTGGAAGAAAAGCTGATCCTGGTGCGCGCGAAGAATCCCGAACCCTATGTGTACGTCGACTGGGGCGAGGCCTTCCGCCTGCAGCACGACAGCGCGCTACCGGATCGGGCAAAGGCGCCAGTATCGTTCAACCTCGGGCCGCTGGCCCTTCAGTACATTCTCGAGCACGGCGGTTCTGGCTACTTCCGCACGCGAGTGGTGCAAAGCTACCTGGACAAGAAAGTGCTCAAACGCGTGCCGCGCGCACCCGAGTTCAGCTACCCGACCTACCTGGTGTATTCCCGCGAGCGCGACTCGGTAGTGCTGCAGCAGGCGTTCGATCTACTGCGCGGAATCATCGCCGAGGACACGGACTGGTCGCAGCGCTGGGACCCGATGATCTAAGTACCATCTGAAACGAAATCGCCCCTCGTATAGAGGGGCGATTTCTTCATAGCCATGTCAATGACTGTTCAGAAGCTCATGCGGTAATGCACGGTGTAGGCTTCTGCGCCATCGTTTGGCTTCTTCAGACCGGCGTTGGAATAGTGGATCGCACGCAGGCCGATTTCCTGCCCGGCGAAACGCAGGCCGACGCCGATGCGGTCTTCGAACTGAAACGACGAACCCAGTTCGTTGCTTTCCAGCTCGGTGCTGGAGAAAGCGGCAACGCCGATACCGGCTTCGATGTAAGGACGCACGTTCTGCCCGGCGAACTCGTAAACGAATACTGGCGCGAAGGAAACGCTGTGGTTGCTCGCCGTGTCGTCACCGTCCCAGTAGGTGTAACCCAGGTCCCAGTAGCCAGTCAGACGGCCGTAGCTACTCTCCAGCCAGCTGTGGTTCCAATCCCACTGCGCGCCCAGGCGATAAACCATCGTTGAATCACCGCTCTGACCAATAGCCGCGGTTACATCCGCAGCCTGTGCAGCCCCCATAGTTCCGAACGTGAGGGCTGTTGCTGCGGCAAAGGCGTACAACTTCTTCATGAGTC
The genomic region above belongs to Pseudomonas sediminis and contains:
- a CDS encoding NAD(P)/FAD-dependent oxidoreductase; this translates as MKIAIVGSGIAGLTCAYLLNRQHDIQVFEASDWIGGHTHTVDVQVDGRSYAVDTGFIVFNDWTYPNFIRLLGQVGVGFKPTEMSFSVSDPATGVEYNGHDLNTLFAQRRNLLSPAFWGMLRDILRFNRQSLDDLANSRIDADTTLGQYLERNGYGRRFIEHYIVPMGSAIWSMSLADMLGFPLQFFVRFCKNHGLLSVSDRPTWQVIEGGSRSYVAPLTASFAERIRLNCPVSRVVRDQDGVILHSAAGSERFDKVIFACHSDQALALVEQPSEQERDILGALPYANNDVVLHTDTRLLPKRKLAWASWNYRLGGPTDQPAAVTYNMNILQGVEADTTFCVSLNQTAAIDPSKILARFQYAHPQYSLAGTAAQARWEELLGAQHTYYCGAYWANGFHEDGVVSALRVARAFGETL
- a CDS encoding DUF1365 domain-containing protein, which codes for MHSALYSGWVQHRRFAPRAHAFRYRMGLLYLDLSEQAQLFALSKLAGRGRFAPFAFRESDYLPESTRQGVALHDAVRDRVEQALGTRPQGRICVLTQPRSWGLAFNPVSIFYCHDADQRLMAILCEVSNTPWRERYHYVLPAEGEGRHQVSVDKAFHVSPFLPRELQYRMSFSAVGERLGVHMADWQGDTKMFDASLSLHREALDRASLHRYLLSFPWMTGKTLAAIYWQAMRLLFKRIPIFDHKPAEGSFRVARPQAKDMPHEEL
- a CDS encoding SAM-dependent methyltransferase, giving the protein MKSSSLTATRSLVRSGNGIGAGLLRRAVMRQLQNLHHGLLVIHEAGDSLHFGDPQAPLRAEITVHDPAVWGLVAGNGSIGSGEAYIHGYWSTPDLTAVIRIFVANLDVLDAMEGGLARLGRPLIQGLHWLNRNTRQGSRRNIAAHYDLGNDLFEQFLDPTMMYSAAMFTSEEDTLEQAQLNKLERICQKLVLQPSDHLLEIGTGWGSMAIYAATHYGCRVTTTTLSREQHAHTERRIRELGLEDRVTLLLEDYRDLDGQYDKLVSIEMIEAVGHRFLPTYFEQCSRLLKADGLMLLQAITIRDQRYEQACKSVDFIQRYIFPGGALPSVNKMLDVVTRHTDFNLHHMEDFGLHYARTLRLWHDNLRHARQRLEQLGYDDYFYRLWEFYLCYCEGGFLERTIGTAQLLLAKPAARPAPLLGNFDA
- a CDS encoding DUF2878 domain-containing protein, encoding MPKLIANALLFQLGWLVCVFAGDSPWLLVVAAIIGVHLLWVSSWAAEGKLLLSVFLAGSALDSFLLNLGVFDFGEERQLIPLWLALLWLLLASTLNHCLAWTAQPWWRASLLGAVAAPLSYYGGAKIAGVELPLGTWPTLAIFAGVWAVVMPVLHGFAKLYRTQYEQSLRSRQSA
- a CDS encoding YkgJ family cysteine cluster protein, with translation MSQTIAHTQLPTEPEISCSTCAACCCQLEVMLLGDTGVPQRYIDTDDWGGEVMRRLDDGWCIALDRDTMRCTIYAQRPLICREFELGAAECLEERRGIATAYSQ
- the ccoN gene encoding cytochrome-c oxidase, cbb3-type subunit I, with the protein product MATLATAPHYYNYEIVRRFTLTTLFWGILGMAMGVFIAAQLVWPELNFGIPWLSFGRIRPVHTNLVIFAFGGGALFATSFYVLQRTCRVRIISDGLANFLFWGWQAAVLAMIVSYPLGITSSKEYAEMEWPIALWVTLLWLIYAYLFFGTIARRQVRHIYVGNWFYGAFIIVTGMVHVVNHIAKPVSLLKSYSVYSGATDAMIQWWYGHSVVGFILSVGFLGMMYYFVPKQAERPIYSYRLSIVHFWAIITLYIWAGPHHLHYTALPDWAQTLGMAMSVILLAPSWGGMINGMMSLSGAWHKLRTDPILRFLVVSLAFYGMSTFEGPMMAIKTVNALSHYTDWTIGHVHAGALGWVAMISIGALYHMLPKLYGRTQMHSVGLINTHFWLATIGTVLYIASMWVNGITQGLMWRAVNEDGTLTYSFVEALEASHPGYVVRLLGGAVFASGMLLMAWNTWLTVRSGERIDAVHSTPDVGAAAHA
- a CDS encoding HPP family protein, whose product is MNTPSRLHQWCIAFLPEAPHTRPREWLRAALGASLGFVFTTWLCGQLFGPQLAVHFSGPLAASAVLLFAVSSGALAQPWSILGSYLCATLVGVLVGHLLDHSLLGAALAIGLSLLLMCPLRCLHPPGGAIAFCVVFAPVAPGIPAWHPAMTVVIAALGLLSSALIYNNLTGMRYPRQTAPAADAHHTRDPLPGERVGIRDTDLDQALDELGAFVDVTREDLAMIVKSTERYALRRSMGDIRAGQVMSRDLICATPGTSIKQGLHLLRHHHLKALPILDHNQQLVGIVSLSDLIAPLHHRPAKRLGLFKRRPRPRLGELMSSPVRCTDVDTHVVDLIGVLSDRGLHCLPVLENEKLVGIITQTDVIAALQRDLLAHFD
- a CDS encoding LysR family transcriptional regulator, which codes for MDIDLTRTFLEIVRSGSFIAAAERLHVTQTAVTARIQKLEGHLNCTLFVRNRAGAKLTADGEAFVAYANQILQTWEAAQRDLPLPDGYHNVIHIGGEVSLCNPLMLRWVSRIRTHIDQYAVHSHIGAGQELLRQLELGVLDAALVYQPNYWPGMQVEQLLEEKLILVRAKNPEPYVYVDWGEAFRLQHDSALPDRAKAPVSFNLGPLALQYILEHGGSGYFRTRVVQSYLDKKVLKRVPRAPEFSYPTYLVYSRERDSVVLQQAFDLLRGIIAEDTDWSQRWDPMI
- a CDS encoding acyloxyacyl hydrolase, translated to MKKLYAFAAATALTFGTMGAAQAADVTAAIGQSGDSTMVYRLGAQWDWNHSWLESSYGRLTGYWDLGYTYWDGDDTASNHSVSFAPVFVYEFAGQNVRPYIEAGIGVAAFSSTELESNELGSSFQFEDRIGVGLRFAGQEIGLRAIHYSNAGLKKPNDGAEAYTVHYRMSF